The following DNA comes from Palaemon carinicauda isolate YSFRI2023 chromosome 22, ASM3689809v2, whole genome shotgun sequence.
gtctaccccaaaagccaaaacaaagtccttcaaaaagaagggaaCCGTATCctcccatacgaatgggaaaagaaagcacgctaatagaaaaatatactgcatagatatgtatatatgaaagtcCATATAGTCCTAACTATGTATTATGTCTGAATATCCCTGCCCTCTGCTGCTTAAAGCTAAGATGGTCGTCCAAGATACGAGTAACTGCAAAATTGATTCTATATTCTAGTTCAACCTTCTAAATTTGAAAGAAATATCTTATTCTCTTTAGCTGAAAACCACGAGCCCCCAAAATATCCGTTCTATTTCGTCGtttaataattgtaaataaatcttttaaatgAATAGAAACATCAAAACGTTATTAATTATTCTTTATAACTGAGCCGATCGATTATTTCAAGTGGAATGTTTTTCTTCTGGCTTCAAAATCTGTATATCTTGTTTTGAGAATTTGAAATAAAACTGTACTTTATCAGTAAAAATCTTTATTCATATAGTAACAAAAATAGAAACAATATCAATGCgtacaaaaagtataaaaaataagtaACAATATTGTCAACTCATGgagtttgacagagagagagagagagagagagagagagagagagagagagagagagagagagagaagaatattaaTCATTTAAAATGAACAAAACTTGAGCACCCGGCAAATGTAGGTACTTCCGGTAAAACTGCCTTTATTTTCCTCTTTAATGTATACATTTTGACTAAGGCAGTCTTTTCTGTTGTAATGTCCGGggaagtataagagagagagagagagagagagagagagagagagagagagagagagagagagaggatcatgaAATCATTAGCCTAAAAGAAATCCCTCATTTTCCAGCAGGAGTGTTGTAGAGCTGTGAAGGGGTAGCTAAAGCTGCTTGCCCTCCGACGGGAGTGTTGTACAACTGGGTTGGGGCAGCAGGCTGAGGGTAAACGGCCTGTCCTTGGAAGGTGTAGGTTGGATGGAAACCTGTCTCGTCGGCGTAGTAATTGACGGTCATCACCCGGGTGTCAGGCAGCAGGACGTAGTAGGTTCCTGTCGTCTGAGGGCCCTGGCGGTTCTCCTGATGGCCGTATTGGACGGGGTGGCTAAGAGGGTCGACGGCGTCGACGGAGTAGCTAAAGCTGTAGGCGGCAGGGGCGGGCGTCGTTGGGACGTCGTAGTTATATCCTTGAGGGGCGGCATGGCAGGTGCTCACTAGGAGGGCGGCGACGAAGGAGAAAGCGGCGATCTGTTGACAgttaattttgtaaataattatttttttcaataagggCTGGTCAAATAAGGTCTTATTTTTCCCTATTCTAACTGGACTCAGAGACAACTAGAACCAATGGCTAATTGTCAAGATAACGAGTTGATAATTTTTCCCAAAATACATGACAGTGTTCCATCAAAAGTGACTTTACAGGAGACCCTAACTCATATCAATGCTAGTAAGTTCTTCGTTCACTTGAGAACATCATCTACAAACTGGTTTTAAGGCCAAATTGAGAAGGTCATTTTGATCAGAACTCGTAGTTCTGGTCAATGGGAACTGGTGCAGTGGGTTGGGGAGCAGGCGAGGTTCTGGTAGCCACGAGTGAAGGTGGTCAATAGAATCTCTTACATATAATAAAATTATCtagaaaaattatgtaatttttcaaCATATCAATAATATTCATTTTAGTCTATTCATCACGAgtgaaataatttttatcattatttttattactagcacagccacaaccctaattggaaaatcaggatgctataacccaagggtcgcaacacggaaaaatagccgagtgaagtgaggaaataaggaaataaataaactatatgaaaagtaatggatatgaaatataaaatacctcaggataattttcaatattaaaacaaaaatgtcctatataaactaagaagaggcTCATggtagcctgttcagcataaaatatTCTTTGCAAGTTTGGTCTTCTCGTGACGAATATTTCAGTTTTAAATAGTTTGGTTAAAAACTATATTGCTAAAGAAGCAATCAAATAATTGTTGATACGACATGATTAAATACGCAAAACTAATAATTTCTTCTCAAAACTTCTCAAGATAAGGTACTTCTAGAATTTCAAGCATAGGCCTAGTGTTCAAAAGCAAACAGATTTTGCAGAATCTTGAACTCTCCAATTTGAAAGTATGATAGGGGTAAAGGTTAAGTATCACTCCTTGCTTACCTTCATGTCTGAGATGTGTTAGAAGGCTGACTGTGATACAGTTGAGCCCGTGGTCCATATTTATATACCCTGCTTCCATTCACCTTTACCCGGAGGAAGATTTAGTGAACGGACATTCGCGCCGTTGCGTGAAACGAACAAACTAACATAttctgaacctctctctctctctctctctctctctctctctctctctctctctctctctctctctctctctctctcctatttctttCTTTCCAAACCCAGACTATTGATGTTGGCTCCTATTATGAAGGATACAGAAAGTAATGGCCATATTGTTTAGGTAATATATTGTCATCACCAATGAATAATAAATCAGTTAAACTGGTATCACTGGACAAAGAATAATCAAATTTAATAGTCTCATGAACACGCTTACggagctaaaaaaaaatattacatatcatGTATCGTTGAACTATTAATTCTTactatgcataatttttttttaaatttctgtgaGATGAAATAGTTCCAATTATTAGGCAGgagatataaaaattattaaaatttgtatcGAACATTCTCCTTTTTAGTTTATTGGGTTGGACTATTCCCTTGGCCAAAGGTAGCCTTATATAATGCTTTAGTGCCCTTGCAATGAGTCGAAAGAATTAATTGTCTAATCAAATAATATTCATGGTTTAAAAGGTTGCTTCATCTGCATACAAAATGACAGATTGCAAAAGATCAGTTTTATGATTGTAAATTCTGGTGAAAACCTAGACCAGAGGAGGATAGCAAATGCTATCCATGGCAGAATATCGCCATAAATGAAGTTACAGTGTTCTAGAATAAGACAGATATTTAGGGATGTCTGTATTTGATGTGAAGTAAGCCGATATCCATCTGTTCACGTTTTGGCATACTGTACTTTACgaattctctcctttttttttcttttaaattggaaTCTTATTGCAGATCCCAAAGCAGAAAATCAAGAAGGGAAACAGAGGTAAGTATATTCgattttttctatttacattttttcttattAAGGTCTATTATATAGTGTCAGGTCTCCCTGGTCcttgatattgaaatatttaaagagAACATTAAAGACAACATTCTTATGAGTCTGGTTTTACCTGCTGGCTTACCAAGGTTAGGGGTGGTAGGCCTACCGGAAGCCATATTTCAGACCTCGATGCATTAGGATCTTTGAGTATTGCATGATCATCATTTTGTACTCCGGTTATCCATAAGAGGGCGACAGACTATAGTAAGAACTGGATAGATCGAAGGTAGGGGATTGGCTAGGGTCGCCGGTGGGGTAGGGAGGATGTGGGCGCGGCCGAGTGATATTCTTAAAATGCGTTGATTATGCTTCGTTCGGATACTATCATCACTTCCGTTTATTATCAGTTTTGTTTATGATTTTTATCATATTACTTTTTGGTTGTATTTCAGtgttaataaaaataagaataaatttatttggaataataattattgatataattaaacaTGATTAATGTATTATGCATTTATGATGCGAATAAAAAAAGTTGGCTCTCCCGCCGAAGTAAAGGAAACTTCGCAAGAGCAGCCAATAGCTCCGAAAAATAACAGACTTTTTCGATACTATTATGGTACTTTAAAAATTTACGCAGATTATTAAAATCttcatattttattattctaattataaaaCTATTGACTGTATGAACAATCAGCAACAACGAAATATATATTAATGCACTGGCGATGTGGAGTAGGTTGGTACTGTCACGCTAGTCATTCTTTTCGTGTTGTTTTGAAAAGAGGTAGCCAGGTTCTGCTCTGTTTTTATCGCGTTTTTTTCTTCAATTCGGTTGATATTATTCTAACTATGCATTCCAGTGTTAGTGAATATGTTGATATCCGTCGTGCATCAACGTCGTgtttgtatttttcattaaaagCGAGATATTACAATCGAAAAGTGACAGGAATATCACGTTGGCAAAGGAAGTTTCAGAAGACTGCTGAACATTCTGAATTTCCTATAGGTCATTACTCATGGATGGTGATAGTGATCCTATACACACATATCCTTGAAGACGTAGAATCTGTCAGGTGCAATCAGCATCAGTGTCCATGCCCTCTGACTTTCCTACCTGTCGGCGATCATGGATTACTCTTTCCTGACAGTGGCAATAGACCTACTCAGTGTTCTACGCTGCTGTGTTAACCGTAAGTACCGAAATTTCTTGTTGCTCTTCTATTGCGTTTTGTAATTGAAAGCCTTTCTATTTCCAAATAACAATCAACTAAATGTGTTTTGGTGTTATTTTGGCAACATTACTTATGTTGAAAGTAATGCATCAAGTTTATTCGGTTACTCGCAGAATTTCCGGTATTTTAGACCAGTAAGCTTTTCATCCCTGTAACAACGATAATAACGAAGATGCAAATATTGTAAACAGTTTGGTTGGAAGCGTGCAATTATATTATCTAAGGAACAATGTTTCACACCATTTTAGATTAGTAATGTAGTTTGAGTGAAGGTAGTTTATTGGGCAGCCGTTAACTTTTTAGTACCTCCACCaagaatttgggaggaggttatgtttttacccctgtttgtccgtttgtttgtttgtgtgtttgtgaacaacttccctgccgccacaattttactcatagagttttgaaactttctgggattaattgttatgttgagacggaagttattcaattttgaaggtTCTAGgccaatggtcaaggtcaagcaaaaggtggaccgaattaaccctaaccttaaccccaagttcgcacatggttgtcacacagacttcgaaTACGCAAACgacctaaattgattctgggaaaggcaagctgggttcgagaaataagctgccgtggaggatgTCTGGACACTCGGAGTGCTTTGTAGTTACTGGTCAAATCGATTTTCTTTAGGGGAAAGTTGTTTATTTTGTTCTAGAATACGgaaatatgaagctagttttacgatttacgatatGATTTAGTGTTTCCTTGCAAAGAATGAAGCCGGTTTGAAAACTAACACGGGATTGACTTAGTCATAGAGTAAGCTCAGAATGTGGCTGTCGGGTAGGCAAGTATACGGCCGTTAGGTTTggttgtgtttgtttccctttaaaaatgtgggttttcagtcataatttgaaattttacacccgTTGTggcccaacaaactacaaagtctAAATGTAATTTATAAGAATAATTTGGTTAAACCTTTCCCTTGCAATTGCAAGCTATCTTTAAGAGATAGAATGTTTTTCGTTAGTACCATACAGTGCACAGTTTCATAAGTTTCCGGTAAGAAAAAATAAAGCCTAATGTTGTTGGAATCATGACGTTTTGAATGTTGCCaaattttaaacttaattttctccatattttttttaaAGCGTCGAATGTCATTTGCTTGTGGAATTTATTGTCTGGCGTGATCATTTCTGAAAGTTTAGTTTCCATTTCTCTCGTATTTAGTATTCTTGTTTCTCACATGTAAACTCCCCTACTCCTACAACTAAGTGCGAGAGCAGAAAGTGGTTAGGAGAGCCGCTGGATAGGATGCAGAGAAAAGGTCACCTAAAGTCTTGGAATACTAATGAAGAAGAATCGTACCTTTACGTTGCACACATACCACGGTGACCTAAACTGTCATTTGAAACGTAACATTTCATTTGGGTTGTTTTAAACGTTCGATAGGTAagcggtttttttttcttctttttttttaatagaatatttgATGACAAATGGTTCAACACACATTCTGAGTGGGTCTACCTTaacacggtgaaagggtttgtgtatcgccatgatgaaaGCTGTATAATCAGGGCCACCTATAATAgcttgtttgctgtgagcgatcagactacagtctcccatcatcaccaaaccGTACTTGCCAGACATAAAtatggacatgtctaaggccttttgtcctgcagtggactagaaacggtcacATCTGATGATGGTGTTGACCCATCACTTATGTCACTAGTTGTGTTGATTACCTCATCGAAACACTGCCGTATTTTTGAAAGTAGAATTGTGTGTTATTTTCGCCCTTTCACCTCCTTAGCCTATCTATGACAGACGACACTCGACTATCGACCATTGTTTCGGTAAagtttcttaagatttttttttttatcgtttgctCCTTGATCAGGGATTGAACGTGTGTACTCTGGTACAATTttcgtcacgagagagagagagagagagagagagagagagagagagaatcctaaattTCTTCCTAATATTCAACATATTCCTTGACTAGGCCTATCCATCCAGGATAGACCATCCTTGCTTTTGTTCTTTTTAGATtcaaatacccccccccctctctctctctctctctctctctctctctctctctctctctctctctctctctctctaagggtggATACAGTACGGTAATTTGTCTGTGGGACATCAGTCAAACACTATACTTGACCCCGATGAAATAAactaaaattctgaaaaaaatatttatatatatatacaccatattatatatatatatatatatatatatatatatatatatatatatataggctatatatatatatccaaaactagttacttatgataataataaagttttaatgGTCAGTTATTTTTTGTAAATGTCTTATTATGCATTCAGTAAGACTATtcttatttgaaatgaaaaaaaaaaaaacactgaaaatgcTGTTGGTTAACAAGAACGACAATCAACTTATGTGTTCTGACATTAATGTTCTCTCTTAAACTTATTTGAGTATGATTAGGGatgtcagtgcacctcacgctcTGCACTGTAGGTATTACCAATGTTTTTGTAGTATCCCTTCAGCCCTAGCAACAGCCACATTTGAGCCTTTTAAATTAACTTCGTCCCCTCATTTTCTCTTCCATCTGGTTTTCAACCTTTATTCAGTCAACTTTTACATCATAATGCTTTAAATCCACCCATCCCTATTGTTTCAATTAACCGCTATCTCACTTTCATTACTGCTGTGTTTAGTGTTCACTTTGGCCCAATGAGAGAAATAACATCAGCTTTTTGCACGACGCAAATTAACCAGCTCTATAGGGCCAAATTGATGCTACTGTAGGTTGTGGTgttgctacaatcaaagaattgtataagttataatgaaaatgtttcgttagatgattgatatggacccgcccgagaagtagttcactcgacctcagtggagggttggatttaaacccaaaacaagtaaacaagtaagtaagttTCAATTccagcttcatcagaatagatactcgcctgaacgtcagcctggcaaaccCAGCCCCTTACTGGTAGTGACCAACCTCAGCAGTGGCCTCCTGAGTAAACAGTTTAACTTCACGGTCCAGGTCtgcgatcgatctgctgccatgcgaatgctaggctaacatatacacatagaaattaatatatatatatatatatgtatatatatatatatatatatatatatatatatatatatatatatggataaatatcaacacaacatcgtgttcaaatagaaataaatttctacctcatacttgggatcgaacgctagccccttctaatgaaaggccaggtcgaaaccaaccatgcacacGTACTCAATTTCAAAAGATAACCTGATACTTTAGGATAAAATTTTGACTGTTACAATGATAATTGTAAAACAGAAATCCTTTACTTCGCTTCGTTGTTATAGATTTGATATTTAGAATCGtatatgtttttagtttttttttacatcGCATTGTTGAGCCCTTTTGATACTTTTTTTCGAAAGGTTTCTTCAATTGTACGAGTTTATCttgatcaaaatatatatatatatatatatatatatatatatatatatatatatatatatatgtatatacagtgtatatatattatatatacagtatatagcctatatatttaattactattatatatatatatatatatatatatatatatatatatatatatttatatattgaattactttatagtatatatttgtgtCTGCATTTTAATCGATGTAGCTAAAAAGACTTACTTGGTATTTGCTTAAAATGTAAGATATTAGGATAATTTCAAAGTTCTGGGTGAGATATATTTACTAAAAATGGGTTTTTACTGTCTTGACAAATTTTGAAAAACGGTTGGAATCTGTTTGGAATAAAAAAATTTGGATGTCATGTGACGTGTGAATTTTGTTAGCATAATTGCTtcgttttccctttttttttcttttttcttttttttctttttattctctttcacCATGCAAGGGGTAGTGAGTGGAACCAGGTTGTCTTCCCCGTTGGCGTCCGCATTAATATAAACCCTAATAGAACTTTGGGTTAAATTTTGCCCTTCAGAGTATCTAAATGGAATTTAAATCAAGTGATCTATTTTTTAAATAACATTGATAAAAATTTTGTTACTTGCATTTagtgttttaattttatttgaaattcttaAAACCGATAATCAGGTGaaagtatttttgtgtgtgtgtgtgtgtgtgagtgtgtgtgtgtgtgtaataatccaTTACCTATAACAACAGGCAGCTACCGGACCCTTCCCTTTTTGCCTTTGCCAGAGTCGAAGATTTGGCGAAGGGTATGTATCCACACATGCCGTCTGTTTcttagttcatttatttgtttgtttgtgaggaacTTTAAACAAAAACTGCCATACCGATttcgaccaaacttggtagttaggTTTGATATAACCCAAGGTtgaatatgtaatattttatataaaataaagtacGTCAAAGtgcaagtacacagcagtactttgaaaataatcgcaatgttaataaaaggcaaatattttgctaatttatttattgtttgtgaacaacattacacaaaaaaaaGTACTGAACTAATTTCAACGACACTTGGTGGACATGTTgcatatgacccaaggacaaatccattagacttATAATCAAATGCATCgaggtacaagtacgcagtggagttaaagcAAAATAAGAATGCTTGGTGTGGCGATAAGCCGTCCTTGAAAGGAATTTCCTTGTCTATTCTGCGTAAAAGCATTTCATAACACCTTACGAGATTCATTATAATATCCATACATGATGTGACTGACTTTCAGCTTGAAGAGAATCTTCTCTTTCCCAACTGACGTGAAATGGCATAAATCGAGATATGTTAAAAATCTTGGAGGATTTAAAGTGAAGCCTATATTtcacactccaaaaccaaaccattattctctagtctttggtagtgacaaagcctttgtaccatggtcttccactgttttgggttagagttctcttgcttgaagggtacactcaggcacactaatctatctgttatattatttcctctccttattgagctgttttcccttttggagtctttTGGCTAATATCAtcatgtttttctaactagggttctagctcatctagtaataacaatgataatcatggCAATGGAATTGAAAGCGAAATAGATCGACCCATTAAATGATTGGTAGATGGATTATTGAATCAACTGGTCAGACGAAACAGGAATGAaagaccattcttcttcttctttttgtttttttcaaccTTTAATGGGTATCCAAATAGGGGTATGGGTTCCTCATTACCACGAACTGGTTAAAGTTTCTACAAGAAATCTCTGGTATTCTTCGAATGGCAATTTTTTTCTTGTAAACCCGACGCACTTTTTCTTCGTAAGCAAACATAAAAAGCAGTATTTAGAAAGGGTTAGGGGGATTTGAGAGGAGTTGATCACTCCCTTGTGTCAGCTTTTTGTCGTCCAGTTTCGCTTCTCCTATGGAAGGATACGTCTGTTCTCTTCTCACTTTCATTTGGCGTCAACACTCCTTTCGCTCGACTACGTGTATCAGATTAattgattttattactattttttacgaTTAGgggaggagtaggaggggggataaGGGGGCCAGATTAGAAGGTGCTCTAGATTATGCAAAACTTAAGTGAAATGAAAACGTTAACTTTAAAATCTGTTTGGTCCATTTTATGAAACGGAAGTAAAATGGAATTTTGGCAGATAGAAAAtcaatttataaattaatttcatggAATGGAAATTAAGAAATAACTAAAAAAACTATCGAATAAAAAAATTGCTAAATACAGATATTGTTAAAATTCTCCTGTTAAGTTTACTGTGACCTCAATATTCTATTTTATGAAACGTAAATAAAATGGAATTTTGGCAGAAGGCAAATTAATTTAAAGATTCCTTTCATGGAATCGAAATTAAGAAACAACTAAAAAAGCCATCGAATTAAAAATGCTGAATAAAGATATTGTTAAAATTCTCCGTTTAAATTGACTTTGACCTGAAGAGAATTAATGCCACTTTTAGTACCGGGGACAACCAGTCACAAATACAGTAAATAACATATTTAAGTACAGATGCTGTAGAACATATATACCCATAATTTCTGTAACTCATCGGCAAGAACGTGATTTTGAAGTTCATTTGCAATGCTTCCAAGCACCAGCAAAGGCTCTTtatcaataaaataagaaaattaaatggaattAGAATTGAATGTTTATGGTGAACTTTTTAATATCCGGATTTTAACCCTTAATCATTGACATCAGCTACTCCACGGTCATGCAACAACATGCCTTTggagctgctgctgcttcttcttcttcttctgtagacTTGAAGGCCATTGTCAGCAGCTTGGAGTTACGCTATGATTTAACGAGAAGGAATTTAAGATAGGTGACTTTTTATTTTGTGATCAACGTTTCAGCGAATTGTTTCGTAAGAAGATAATTGATTTTAAGAGAGCGTGTCATCGTGGCATTTGTTAGCGCTTTGTATCTTTGATTCATTCAtacgtgacaaataaaaaaaaaaaaacgtgtattgTTCTCTCCATTCGATTACAAAAACTTTTTGCAACCGCAAAACTGCTTGAATTCGATAATGTAAAATCATGAATAATTTAGTATTTACGAAAGTATATTTCTCCTTTGTAGCCTACTGGAATCGTCCCTGCTTGGTGAaccgctagactggggttcgaggcccgcttaagctcgatagtttcttgtagtgtctggaacctcaccatccttgtcagttaaagattggaggtttgggggagtctataggtccacaagcttagtcatcagcagccattgactgtcccttcatggtcctagctttggtggagaggggcttgggcgctgatcatatgtatgtatgatcagtctgtAAACCGTTGTCCTGCCATTAGGGCATTgccactttaaggaaaaaaaaaaaaaaaaactggtcagtAAATGGAACACTGAAAATAAGCGATGTCTCTCCGTAGAGTCTATACACAGTGTCACCAAGAGCGATGGGTGACTATTCTACCAACACTTTCATCCACATCAT
Coding sequences within:
- the LOC137616120 gene encoding pro-resilin-like; translation: MKIAAFSFVAALLVSTCHAAPQGYNYDVPTTPAPAAYSFSYSVDAVDPLSHPVQYGHQENRQGPQTTGTYYVLLPDTRVMTVNYYADETGFHPTYTFQGQAVYPQPAAPTQLYNTPVGGQAALATPSQLYNTPAGK